The DNA segment ggggtgttaatatatttaattttctattttaaattattgggctttgtttgtttgacccaactttccttttttctgtttcagctaggtcttaatctttttcttatatatacaccatgtattttactctctaatatacaagtgaataaaagtttcttttatatttatttttctctctacaattagggttcatcaaaacttCTCTTTCTTCATAAagattacgtgcgattacgtacgctacattaaagcatcacatcagacaaggaatattcatcttcatttactgtaataagAATAGTCTTTTGCAATATCAATCCCTTTCTATTTAAACCCAAAAAGAAATCAACAAACAAAATTATCATATCAACAAAATAGAGTAATGTGTACCAGAACAattcttaattatttatatattatatattcgCTTGTTCATCTTAAATAAATATGGATTACAAGCTCTCGTAATTAGATTAGAAGCAAAATTCACACATAGAGACTGAGTCAATAAAATATAGAGACTGGGTCAattataagaaagaaaaaagtgtTCATGTTTGACACCATTAATTTACTTGCTTTTAACGTTCTCTAAGTAATTATTGTAACttctagaagaagaaaaaaaaatcctatgtACGTCGTAATTATTTGTAAGCTTTATTAATCggtctttttaaaaaaataaatatttaataatattaattgaaaatacataaaaaaaagagtCAATAGCAGTATATTAATAgtgttttttgataaaaaaaatcaatttctatTATTTAATCTTGCACGTGTTAGTTAATAACTCACCttatttttaaacatataatataattaaagttaTGAATGGATAATTTTTGTAACTTTTCGTTTCTATTTTCAATCTTCATAATCATTCTCCAATTTAAACAATCATAACTAAAGCTAATTATTGTCAAACCATGGTTCCCCAAAACTACAAAGTCCTTTaatctcttttcttttttcttagtCAGGATGAAGTGATAGAAAGTAGGAagtaaaaagagaaaagaaagtaaAAGAATCAAGATGGAAAATTAGGTTATTTGAAAGAAGTGAGAAAAGAATAAAAGGATAGGAGAAATGGGCGGAAAGATGGTGAATGTACCTAATTGATTTGAAAGAATAAGGAAATATACAGGGTAGTTGATTTTCCatacatatatattatcttgcatataaattaaatattaatattttaatcatcttGTAATTAATTTAGggttgaatttatatttaaaatgagTACATATTGGATTATGATTaactataattaattatgtgtcACTTAATATAATTTACATTTGATCAAACTAAtgacataatcaattatattatgaaaaggAAATGTTTCTAAGTCTACataatgaaattataaatattgtttaatcaattatataagCTCTTACTATAATGTATTAGAGATAAAGGTGACACAAAGAGTCTTGGAGATGTTCTTAGAAATTTGAAGAAGGCAACAAGGGTCAGGACAGATGCAGGGAATAAGCAGTGGTACAATGCAGAATGACTTCAACTTTGGGACTGCTTCTGTGCAGAGATCATGTATAAAGCTAAATGTATAGTACGGTGGATGTAACATGTTTTTTGGTGGCTGCAGTAAAATGTTTTTAGAGGCAACAGTAGTCGATAATAACATAGGTTTTTTATTCTAATCTTGCTGGGTGGAAACTGCTTAAATTTTTGTAGAAGTTTTATTAGGATGCATAGTTTTACATTATGCTTATCTGTTATGCAATTATACAGTAAGCCTTTTAGGGTGAGGTTTTGGAGATACTTACTGAAGGATTGgaaaatctgttcattttaatttaattcactCATTGTTAATCTTActataaacatatataattatgtttatagtgttgaatattaaataaattattgggAATGTTACATCATTGattatatattcataaaaaattataaaaaaaaacgctAGCACAATCacagtataaaaataaaataaaaaaacacgaGCATGATCACATTGTAATGTCTTCCTTGTGATATTTAGACTCAACAAGCACAATTCGGAGAAAGGCTCACTTTCACTCCACATCTTCTTGCGGGAAAATTCTTCCTGCATTTCTAccttaatgaaaaaataaatattaaaaagtgcATTTTAGGcttaactcaactccataaaaccggctcatgaggtgaggtttgcatccacttatatacaatgaaatgtcctaatctctagtcgatgtgggatctccaacacacccctcacgcaAAAGtgacaactcgtgcgtgggataacatatgatggttggtccgataacggcccgataacgggtgacctgataagccctacaaatactcgctaggatatgctcgaaatggctctgataccatattacaaaatagaacagagatgaacaaaagagtaaactgaagGCAAAGGATATGAAAATGAATATCTAGTCTTTCTTGttattaaaatcaaaacaaatggtctgaatatatacaagtaaaGAGGGAAACAAATGGTATGTACACTCATTCTAGATTTAACTAAAGAGggaaataatcaataattaaatagtaGAATCATCACTATAACacacaaagacaaaataaaggttattcacctctataaagagaaacagcTAGAAAAGAAACTCAATTATTTTCCTTTATagagagaaacaactgataattagaaaagacatctaattaatattaggatccttctataactctggTATCCGTATCCTTTAATACCCCGCCACAAGCTGTGGaacaaatattgatgagaccggaataaatattcttaaaaggTTGAGGACTTAAAGCTTTGGTATAAATATCAGTCAGTTGCTTTGTGGTGAAAATGGGAAGCAAAGGgatgagacccttctttaatttttcctgGACCACatgacaatctatttctatatgttttgtatgctcgtgaaacactggatttgctgcaaggtatcttgctgagtcattgattgtcttgaatcactgcaggtgccccaatcactatcacaaaaggctttgagATGAAAAATAGACCAAGACTTGGAGCCCCTTTGATATATTTGAGAATTCTAATCGTTGCATTATATTGAGCAATTGTAGGCTTAgcaagaaattgagaaagttgttgcacaaaaaatgttatgtaaggtcgggtattagtgagatacataagtcttccaatcaatcttctgtaggcttgaatatctgtgaaaggaacacttccaatagaagagaatttctcatgattatcaataggaATGGATGCAGGTTTGCAGGCTAAAAGACATGCATCTGTTAAtaattccaatgcatatttcctttgatttaccattattcctgtcttacttcttgctacttctaaaccaagaaaatatcttaaattcccaagatctttaatcttgaatgtTTGATTCaagcaatctcttctttatcatttcctgccaatattatatcatccacatataccaataatgttgtaaaagatctttcagaagaattaatgaataaagaatgatcattcatagattgagtatatcccatagaaagcaaaaatgatgatagtttggcaaaccattctctgttggcttgcttaaggccatataaagccctttttagtttacaaactttttctggtggaatagaagtcaatctAGGAGGagcaaccttatggtggtcattttgtttgtgtatatccctttgccattaaccttgctttatacctttcaattgtcccatcagccttatattttattttgaatacccatttgcaacctatgaggtgaggtttgcacccacttatatacaatgaaatttcctaatctctagtcgatgtgagatctccaacaataaataatcttatttatgtatttctttcatcttcttctttttctatcaTCAGTTGCAGCACCCCCAACACTCCCTTCGTGCACCTCCTCTTCTATTTCGAGCTTCTTTTCTCTATTGTAGTAGGGCAATTTCGCACGGCTTCTTCAGAGATCGCATATGCATAGGAGAGTCATTGCTTGTTGCGTTGTTATTAGATACTcgtaaaacatatttttttacgTTTCGATTATGTGTTGTTATAATATCTCTTAGGGaaatttttcagattttacaatttgctttatattttattttttatacacaTTATGGGATTGTACAATCCGTAAgctatttctgaatctataaatagCTTTCAGATTGTACAATCTAGAATgtgtataaaaaatgaaatataaactgGATTGTGCAATtcagattatatttgtaatgtTCTAAGTATTTATAACTATTTTGACTTTCGTTAATGTAAAAATGATGTTGTAAATAGATTTATGGTTATGACAAGAGGTGATGCATCGTAAGGAAATGGCAGGTAAAGACCTACGACATTTGTCTGTAGAGGAGATCGTGAGAAATATGCTATTGTTGTTAATACGATGGATGCACTTGAAGGACGATATGATCAAAAGAAATGATTCCTTGGAGGACCTTAAGATCTTTCTCTTTAGTAAGCTTCACGGATCATGCTTCTTTGAGATTGTAGGAGGGTgaggtaaaaaataaaaatttgtttagttATAATTACTGATCATGACATTATTTTATAGTTACAAACACCAATGTATTTGTTAGGATAATGGAGAATTAAAATTTGTCTCCTATGTGATTATACTTATCATATCAACTTCTTTAAAACACTAATGTGACTACTTGCAGTGTCAGCTTCTCTAAAATGATTTAAAATGACATCAAATTCATACTAAATAGACAACTCAGAATGATAAATCGCATGATGACATATCAGAAAAACTTAGTTTAGTCTACATAACATGATAAATAAATACTTTCAAAATGTTTCACACAACCCTCAAATGCATCACAATCTATACAATCAATCACAGTTCCCCATGCATCCATAATAAATTTACAAGCCTCCATAGAATCAACTAACATTTTACACTTTGCTTTAAAATTCTTATTAATGTGAAATCGACACAAAAGATTGGAAGGTTTAGGAAAGACAATGTTAATTGCATTAACTAAAATAAGGTATTTGTCACTAACAATGACCTCAAAGAACACATCTGACCTAAAAAAAACCTCTAAGTCTTTCTAGAGCCCAAAAGAAGTTGTTTTCTCGTTGACTTGCTAACAACGCAAAAGCAACAAAGAAAGTCTTTTATGAATGTCACACCAACTATCTCAAGCAAAGGAAACTTATATTTTTTGGTTTTGTAAGTAGTATccatcaacacatactaaatgcaTTCAACAATTTCACTGAATCAAGGTATTTTAAAACAACAACAATCACAACCTGTGAAGACTCATTACACCAACTCCAGTGAATATATTTGTCATGCTCTAACAACATCATTAATTATTGCATTTCAGTTCTAGATCCTCTCAATAATGATCTCATGTATGCATATTTTTCATTATACACTTTCTTTATTGTTGTGATATTCTTCTCATTGTTCTCTTTCAAAGTAAGTAATATATTTGTCAGCTTAACTATACTTTTAGTCATGTCAACTACCATGGAATGTTCATTTGGTTTTAATATGTCAGCATAGGGTGATCAACTAATGTCTCAACCATTTCATGATTAAGAATCCAACATATTACCTTCAATATCCAACATTCTCCATTGTGAACAGGTTTACCTTGCAATTTAAAAGGATAATAACATTTTCTTGTACCACTTACAATCACCTCCAAATCATGTTTGTCTTTATTATACTTACCACTCATTTCACAACCTAACAACAAATATGTCTTTCTCCCCTGTCGTCCATTTGTTTTGCTCAATCTACTTATGACAATCACAAAACCAAGTTGAAAGACCACCTTATGCACCTATTGAATCAAGTCATCTCACATACCAAATACTTACACAAatatattataacataattaCATGACTTGTCAAACTTTTAACACAAATGAATGAAATTCTATTTACCTATTTTTTATAAAGTCCCTAACACAATACCTTTCATTCTTCAATAATAATTCATGGGTGAAttttataagagaaaaaaaatgtaaaattaagtaaaatagaaatgtgaatgaataaaatagaaatataaaaattgagtaaaaatatgtattgtttagatgaataaaaatataaaaaggatgaaaataaataaataaatatttttttaaataattacaaattctaaaataagtttattattattttaaaaaaatatttaatttttaataaataaaaactttcgTCCCACCATTTGATGAGAGATTTACTTTATGGTGAATCATACCAacttttccaatttttttaatcCATTTTCACTCTAATTAAACCCATAAAAATCACCATCCCTCTACTTAGTTCTCTTTTATTTCCCTCCAAAATCACCCAATCTAAACAAAACAAGGGGTGAGTGTTAATTAAGTGTTGGAAAACATTGTTCGAGGTTATGTTTTGCCACTAAGTGGAAACTGTGATTGTTTTGGAAAAGGTTGACTCTgacttaataaaaaatttccCATTTTAGGAGCATGAAACTAGAGTCAACCAAACGAGAGCTATCGTTATTTTTTCATCTAGTGTTTGATATTACAGAACTTCAAcgaattaaattaaaagtttacAGACATAATGTGAATAATGAGatgaaaatgaataaaatataattgtcATAATGATAAACTAATTAAGCAGCATCCATTAAAGAGCAAAAAATGATTGACATCAAGGCAATGACTTCGTGCCATTGTTCATATTTTTtaaccaatttttcttttaccttTTTCGTTGTATTTTGCATTTGATTTACCCCAAAAAAAATCCAACAACATAACATTAAATGGAAAATTCCTTCTCTTCAATTCAATCTTCTTACAACTCCCTTTAAATTGAACATCTCAAAGTGAACCCTTCAAATTTATTGATTATTCAGTACAGTAGACTCCAATTCCATTTTAATCATGCTATATATTCCCTCCTTCATTTGAAATCACAAATTCAGTTCTAGTTGCAATTGTAACTAGAATTCAATTTTCTCTAGCATGGAATCGAGTTTCTTTGACAATTCCTACGTCCCTATTTATGTTATTCCCCAAATCTATGCATTCTTCTCCAACTTCAAAATTCACTCCATAGAATTTTCCTTTTTAAGTAATTAACAATGTTTAATTTGGATCAGTTTagataaattcataaaaaaaattgttttgaccTTCATAATGTGTTAAGTCCCTACATTTTAAAAGGAATACACGCTATAAGTTGGTAATAAGGGAAGAAAATCATGTCCttttttaatacatataatCATTAAATACATATTAGACTTTCATATGTAACACTACTCCTGAATAATATTTGGAGTTAGATTCAATTATGTTTCTCACGAAAGATCCAAATCTGTAATAGAAATAGCTTTTTGGTTGGTTAAGTTAAACTCAtgttaaaatcttattttttttttcttataaaattgtttgttttgcttttttaaaaaaaaacttcttttattttttctcctataaatacttgcaaagaattttatttaaacaaccCCCTTACCATCTTTAACCAAAACGCTACACTCCACATATAACTTTTggtttaaaaaactattttaaagtgAAAAAATGTCTTTTGAACTGTTCAGTCATAGGCATAGAGCTAGCCAACAAAACCTCCTTTTAGACCTTGTGTCTTAAGCAATGAGGTGCCATtattatatgtttaaaataCAGAAGGTGATGGTTAATGTGATGGGAgaaaaaagatggaaaaaagTGCTGTAGGTAATTCATCCAACTTGAGTTTGTGTAATGAATGACAAGGCAAAACTACTAACGTCATCTATATTCGACTTAGATGTAATTTacaaataaagaataaaacaaacaaaagaaaGCATATGTATAATGAGAAAGAGGGAgaggaaaatgaaaaaaacGAAAGGGGGTGAACAATGTTCTTGAAGGCATCATATACGAGCGACGTAGGAATTTGCCTGTGTAACATATCTAACCCACCGGTATGGCTCATGCGTTGCAGACTTCTTTGCTATCTGCAAATACTTTACCTGCGTTTAGAAAATTTATGAACTACTTAGCACATTCAaatcaaactattttttttactttacagGAATATTCAAGCCAACCCTAAATTCTCAACACATGTAGACAGCAAAGTTATGCTCAAATCGAAAATAGCAAAGAATAAGCAAGTTGAGATGTTCACTTTACCTGAAGCCGTGATGCATTATACATTGGTATGGTAAATGTCACGCTAACAGGTCCAGATTCTTTCGTTATATTAACTGTCAACAAATGTATTTGCataattatgaaatattattaatcacCCAACCAGAAAAGCAAACTATCCATTTTGAGCATGCATTAACTATAAGCATAAATACCGTGAGATTCCTGAGCAAAGGTTAGCTTCGCCCGCAGAGTATGCTCAGATCCCCCGACAATCTGTTTCGTAGCACTTATTAGTGACCATTtctccagaaaaaaaaaagtaattaccCAAATCATAACTATAAAAAGCtttctttgaaaaattataGTCAATGAAACACGCAAAAACTGGACTAGAGAAATAACAAGAAATGTGACCTTTTTTAAACTCCATTCGAGCCTCTTGTTTGCTTCCTTAAAATCAGTTGTTTGTCCAACAGCTCCAGATTCCAGCTCAAAACTAACCCTGCGACAATTCCATACAACTTACATCAGCAACTACAACATCGCCCTTCGTTTATCCACACAGCAGAATTAGCAAGATAAATGATAGCGCCCCTTTATTAATTGCTTTGTTAAATTCTACCATATGCAAGGCAAAGTCTTCACCTAATATAGCTCAAGGTTTTAAGAGAGAAATGGTCCTTGACACTATCAAAGCCTTCGATCCAAATCCAATATTGATATAATGGTCCCTTAAACTCCTTTTTCCAACAACTTGTGTTCAGATTTCACACGTATACATCGTGAATTGTTGGATCACACACTGAAAGTTCATGAATGGTTCTATATGCAACATGGTCCAACACACTAATaccctaaggtgctgaaatgtggACAAGGCACATACCCACCCTTACCTTGTTCTGAAATTTATCTTAGTTAAGAAAAGGGGGAAGAATTATAATCTAGACCAAAAGCCAAAGACATTGGGTGAAAGCacatgaatattatatataaccTAGTGAGTGGGCCAATAAGCAACCAATGCACACGTGATCTATTATAACTCTAGATTCTAGTCACGCCAAAATTGGCAATTAGATTATTTCAATgatagattatatatataatcgatattattataatcaaaatcatttttttgtttgggtaaatttattataaaaacgGTTTTAGGATAACTATTTCCATTTGGATACAACAACAAATTAGCTTTTATAAAGTAAATTGTGTAAAATATGGTATGCAAAAAGGCTAAAATAGAAAAGGCTTATTTGATAATTTGGGGAGAACAGTTTAGGAGAACAAGAGCTGTTGGAAAATATATAAGCTTCAAATATATAGATGCATGAAAACAgcatttttaaagaaaaaacagtAAATTTTAGCATCTATCCCAAACACTAATTTTTAAACAGCTTACTTTTCAAAAATTCCTTTCAGTGTAACCAGTGGTAAAAAAACATCCCTATTGCCCCAAGtgggtaaaaaaaaattaattaattaaacattATGATTAGTTCGCTCTCTGTATTTTTTCTGAAATCAGTTGACAATCCTTTCCAGAGTTCTATAAACCGAGCTCTACTCCTGTCCAAAACCTATTAGGGGATACTTTAGTAAAAATACCAAATGCATCAACATGTCAGTTTCCAGTTAATGGAAAACTACTTTCAAAGATAATTTCCTATTTATTCAACGACATAGAGAAATATAGAATAACACCTGGAGGTACATTTCGGTAGTGGCATCTGCACTTTGATAGTATTTGCTGTTACACTTGAAGCAAACTCGGCACTTACTTTAAGAATTACTTCTGCCTGCAATAGCAATTTCAAGTGTTATTCTGCTAGTGACTGCAAGGGAAAGATACATAAAGACAGAGAAAACTCTAATAAAAAGTAGGTATCACCTTAAGCGACCCTGCCTCTTCAATCAGAGCATTAATACGAAAAGGAGGCCTAAATTCCTGTGTCATACGGTAGTTCATGACTGGAAACTCACCATCTGGTGGGATCTAAAATTGGCAGTGTACcgttaaaataaataaccaaAAGTAAACAAGTCAATAAAATAcctttatattctaaatataATTGTTAAGACTACTTTGGTACTCACCAGGGATAGAGTTCTATCAATATCAAAACTGTCCAGACGAACAGATTCATGGAAATTACAGTCATCTAATACAACTGTTCCTGAGCCAGATGAGCTCCTATAACCTGCTCTAGAAACATTTCCGCATaagcataaaataattacaaatcttggaaaaactacTGGAAATACTTGAATGACTGAAAGTTACCGTAAGCTGATCCCTGGCTTCTTCCAATGGAGAGATCGTCATTAAGTGCTAATCGAATTTCAGGATTGCCAGAAAGATAGCTCTTCATTTGTATGGTGCCATCAATCTCAGAAGTCAGAATGTATCCCTGACCAAATCACATTAAAAATACTAAGAATGAAGAACACATGTAACAAGGGAATCATTTGAATATAAGATTTCAATCTGAAATTTAGGTGTTG comes from the Phaseolus vulgaris cultivar G19833 chromosome 8, P. vulgaris v2.0, whole genome shotgun sequence genome and includes:
- the LOC137823934 gene encoding AP-4 complex subunit mu-like — its product is MISQFFVLSQRGDNIVFRDYRGEVQKGSAEIFFRKVKFWEDGDLQEAPPVFNVDGVNYFHVKVVGLLFVATTRVNVSPSLVLELLQRIARVIKDYLGILNEDSLRKNFVLVYELLDEVIDFGYVQSTSTEMLKAYVFNEPLVVDAARLSPLGPASIFAQGTKRMPGIAVTKSVVATEPGGRRREEIFVDIIEKISITFSSSGYILTSEIDGTIQMKSYLSGNPEIRLALNDDLSIGRSQGSAYGYRSSSGSGTVVLDDCNFHESVRLDSFDIDRTLSLIPPDGEFPVMNYRMTQEFRPPFRINALIEEAGSLKAEVILKVSAEFASSVTANTIKVQMPLPKCTSRVSFELESGAVGQTTDFKEANKRLEWSLKKIVGGSEHTLRAKLTFAQESHVNITKESGPVSVTFTIPMYNASRLQVKYLQIAKKSATHEPYRWVRYVTQANSYVARI